TGCTGAGCTAGTGAGTGTCTGAGCAGCTGCCTGCTGGCTGGGGTTGTAGAGTAGTTATCATCCATCCGTGCAGCTCACACACCAGCCCTGTAATACCAACAGAAGCATAAATCAATGACCATACTCAGGTTTGGGAGTTATGTGGATCCGAGTTTGAATCTTCAACTCCAGCACTCACTAACCACCAAGGGCAGTGTCAGGCATATGGTATACACTCAGTCAGGGATAGAAATTGcaggaaaatgttatttatatgatCAAGTTAGAATATAAATGTGTTAGGGCAGTTCAGCTTCATTGATTTTTGACTTTTAATAGGCTGTACCTTTAGCATGTCTTTTATGTACAGCCTCTATGAGATTGATTCTCCCTAATGAACGGtgcctgggggaaaaaaaaccaaaaaacaaaaaatgctgtcATAAATCAATTTCCAGCAATAACTAACCTATGCATTGGAAATCAAGGATCAAGGTCGGATGTGCTATACATCTCAGGAATATATTAGTCTCAGATCCTTATCtaggttttaaatttattttaaataatgttaagaatccatgcaattttaaaatggctgtgaaatttcaaaatagcttttcAGAATAAAAGCAACTTGAATAGAAGAGATTAGGATAAAGGTATTTTCccgataaaatttaaaagtaaattagaatattaaattactatatttatttcttctgtagTAGTGATTTTTTCCACTCCAGGGAGCCCTCAAAGATTCTTGGTAtcagggggaggggtggcaagggcaatatatgtaaccttaacaatatttgtacccccataatatgatgaaataaaaaaaaaagacacttggtAGCCACTGTAAGAGGGCGGGAAGGAGCAGGGGAGGCTAAGGGTGGGAAGGTACCCAGTAGCCAGCCTACGATTCATTTTGCTCGGCCAACTTCCCAACATCCAGAACACACACACTGAGGCAGGATGGCGATGACTGTGAGAACTGACTTTTAGCGAGTGCtcaccatatgccaggcactgtcaaggtaaaagaaaatagaatcagGAAGACactacacacatatgcatgtgcacacacatatacctaTCAACAATTTGTGATAAGACCTGTGTTAATGGCCTGcgtaataaaaagggaaaaagacagaaatgaaatttctAACTCTAAGCTCTAGTGTGTTGGCCTTCATAAGCTCAGGAAACTGCTTAGAAAATGAGTTTTGTATAGTCATGTAGCAAATAGAAGAGCTCAGAATGAGCTCAGGAtctctttgcttctgtttatggaTTAAGAAAGAAGGCCATAAACTCTGATTAGAAGAGCTAATTCAGCAGAAAGATTCTGTTGTCCTAGATTCATGGTTTTCAGTCCTTTCCccttttcctgagttctgaaaACCTCTTTTCATAGGAAGTTGTATGATATGGAGTCAGGACATAAAACAGATAAAGGATGATGTGGACTCCAGTAGGGGTGGAGAAGCCTGTTTGTAAAACTGGTTGATGCTTATGATGTTCCCTCTTAGATTTTTGACTGCCCCAGAAGTTTTGCCCCAAAGGTAGTTTTCCCGTGGAAGCGCTTCACACACCTCTGCTTAAGATACTCCTCCTAGGCTTTTGTTACCAAAGCTGTTGAGATACCCCACTAGCAGATGTGCTTGTCACTATTTCCAGCAAAGTTACATTGCAGAATTTTTTGCCCAATATAAGCAGATTGGTAATATTCTAGAACAAAAGTGACAAAACTATTGGCCAgtagatgtgttttgtttgtatacaaagtaatcaaaaacatttgagCCAGCATTGAAAAACTGGGGAAGTTGGGGATTCTGGCCTCTCAGGAGATCTGACGGCACTTGATGGCATTGAGCAGTGGCTGCAGGTTTCAGATGGGACTTAAGGTATCCCGTTACCACCCCCGTCACTCCTTGTTTTTAAACAGCTGGTCTGCTGCATTCATCTGGGAAATCCATCTAGCTTGTTTaggtcttccttttttttttttttttttttgatgatgcTGTTTTGccatttcaagattaaaaataatactgagaATTTAAAAGTGCCTCTTCCTTGAGGTTCAGTTTTTTCATGTGTAACTCTCTTGTTGTTTGATAGTTGCAGTTGTATTCAGAGGCCAGTGTAGCACTTCTAAAATTGAATAACCCCAAGGATTTCCAAGAACTGAATAAACAAACTAAGAAGAACATGACCATCGATGGAAAAGAACTGACCATAAGTCCTGCATATTTATTATGGGATCTGAGTGCCATCAGCCAGGTAAGGGACATGGATTCTTTTACAATTCAAATGAAGCTTTAGAATGTTAAAAATTTATGTCATTGTgttgggagaaaggaagaggatttATAGGGAGGTGAGTTGAATGGaacttttcttgttttccagTCACTACCACTGGTTTAATATTGGTTGACGTAACCTAGAATCAGATCCAAGAACATTTACTATAAATGTGTTAAAGAAATGctgtatctttaaatttttaaattttacttatttacttacttacttttttttttttttggagacaaggtctcactctatttCCCAAGGTGGGgagcagtggtgttatcatagcttactgcaacctccaactcatgGTCTCAagtattcctcctgcctcagcctcctgggtagctaggactatgggtgcgccaccatgcccagctaatttttctatttttgtagaaacgggttctcgctatgttgctcaggctgggctggaactcctggcctcaagcaatcctctcacctcaacctCTCAAAGTCTTAGGATGACAGGTAcaagccactgtacccagcctggttttttgttgttgttgttgttgtttttttaatatacagaatcctttgcattttttgtaATGTTTAAAACTAGGACTCCATTTTTTAAAGTCTGCCAGAGCACCCTGAGAGCAAACAGGGTGGAGAAACAAGTAGGAGATAACACTTAAGGGTAATTTCACATCTTCATGTGTCAAGTGCTTCTCTCAGTCTAAGCAGGATGAAGACATTTCTGCCAGTCGTTTTGAAGATAATGAAGAACTGAGATACTCGCTGCGATCTATTGAGAGGCATGCACCCTGGGTTCGGAATATTTTCATTGTCACCAATGGGCAGATTCCATCCTGGCTGAACCTTGACAATCCTCGAGTGACAATAGTAACACACCAGGTACATGAATATCACAAGGCTGTGGTTTCccgttttcttcttttaatgtgATATGGGGATCTCCATACGTTCATTCTCCTTACCCTTCTGACCTCCACTTCCAGCTTTCCTTGACTCTCTTCTatttcctgcccttccctccttccaaaAACCCAGTCCAACCAAATCAAATAACtctcattctctcattcattctctttctctcttggtttttccttttgttgtttttgtcaaCAGGATGTTTTTCGAAATTTGAGCCACTTGCCTACCTTTAGTTCACCTGCTATTGAAAGTCACATTCATCGCATTGAAGGGCTGTCCCAGAAGTTTATTTACCTAAATGATGATGtcatgtttgggaaggatgtttGGCCAGATGATTTTTACAGTCACTCCAAAGGTCAGAAGGTGAGTGCCTCAGAGGAGGGGATGCTGAGCATGGAAGTCACTTAGGAAATCAGTGCATAGACTGCTATATGCAAATATGATCAAGTAAGCATTTTTGAATGCTAAGCTCAGGAGAGTCAACAATTATGGAATAAGAAAACTATAGTAGGAAATTGGCTTCCCTGCATTCTTTCCTGCATTCTCAGACACCCAGAACCCAGTCTTTTCCCTTGACTCTCTAAATTTTCTGctacaacaacagaaaaataaaatcactatgaAACACAAAATCATGTTTAGAATGTCAGCAAAATGACCAAAATAGAAAGTTAGCTCAAACTCGTGCCAAAAGATATAGATGAAATTTCATTTAAGGCAGCCCATTACACTCTGGCTTTGTGGAGAGGCAGGATGGAGAAGTGGTTAGGAGCACAGATGCAGGAGCCAACTGTTAAGGATGTCCCTGGGCAGTGACTTGACTTTTATGTTATCTGTCTGTGTAGTGGGGAAAAGACAATAACCCAGGAGTGTTGTTAGAAGGATTCAGTGACAAGTTAAGAGACTTATCACCATAAGCTTATAGATTGTAAAACCCCATAACTTTAAGTGCTTATAGGGCTCATTCTCCTGTTCCCCTATTCATTTACCTCCTCTGTGTTAGACTGTAGGGCTGCAAAGTTGAGCTTGTGGCTTAACGGGTTAAACACAAAATCTGTGACTGTGTACAGTGCCTCTTCTGTGGAGGGGTGTGCCCTGGCGCTGAGGAGTGTAAGCACAGGTGTGGGAACACGTTTAAATCAGACAGATGAGATGGGGAGACACCTGTCTGAATTAACATGTGTTGTGAAGAACAAGTAGGAATTGGTTTAGGTGAAGAAAGACATTCCAAGTAGGTGGAATGTgcaaaggcagagagactttGAAAGaggagtattttttaaatgcttttaattgAAAAAGTAACCATGTACTTACTGTATCATTCATTTTGAGAGCAGATGAGTACTCAGCTCAGAATGCTGTGCTGATTATCACACGGAGATAGAGAAGGGTGTTAAGAATTCATCTGCTTCTTCTCAGCCTTGAGACAAGACTATGCATAAATATACTTGTGAGTTACTGATAGTTATCACAGAAAAGCAGTGTCTGTGCCTACTTGCCACCTGCTTGGACATGCTTTTGTACTCCTGGCTAAGTCTGACATGTTactttatttcaaagtaaattataaGCCCACATTGTGAGAGACTAATCCATGAGTTGAGTCCATGTCTGCTTTCCTCGAGTAATGGAGAAGAGTAAATGTGCTCAGTAAGAACCATCAACACAGCAGGATCTGAAAAACAACTAGGCACAGCCAAATTGAGAGCAAATATGAATGTCAACCCTTGGAAAATATGAcctttctagttttttgtttgtttgtttttacgaAAAGAATCCTAATTCAAGAATAAAAAGTGTTAGAAACCAGAAATCACTGCATTTTCTCTTTGGTTTACTGTAGGTTTATTTGACGTGGCCTGTGCCAAACTGTGCCGAGGGCTGCCCGGGTTCCTGGATTAAAGATGGCTATTGCGACAAGGCTTGTAATAATTCAGCCTGTGATTGGGATGGCGGTGATTGCTCTGGTAAGGATGTGTTAAatgtaatttgtttatatttacagAGCTTTTTCATTCTTAAATCATTGTTGAACATGTGCTATAGATATAAACATTCTTCATGTATTGAGACAGTAAGTAATCCATAGATTCTTTGGAGATGGTGGTTGGAGTTTCCTTGTGGCCTAGTTTGTTCATATTATCCATTGTTCAGGGCATTTTCTTATGTTGGCCCTGCActtgaaaatgcattttcttgttttttaaaatgtgaaaatctgGAATAAGCTTAGTTGTTTAAACTCAAGAGCCAGAATCCCTCTCACTGGttattgttttctctctctctgtatttcaGTGGGTACAAATCTTAACTGGTTCTTATAGGAGCTCATGGCTGGTAGGTACTTTTCAATAGCAGATGATGCTAGGTCACAGAGTACCTAAAGAGATGCAAAAGAAATGTCTTATCTCCTTAGCAGCTCTTCTCCCTTTCTTATATACTTATATTTGGGCTTGATATTAGCAGTTTTTTACATTTGCTTTCAGTTTATAAAGCATTAAATTTATAGTGCGTTATCTATTATCTACTTCAATTTCTTGGTCCCCTAAGACAGAATTTGCACAAATGTTATCATCCCCATGTTCCATATGAGGAAACAgatttagaaatgttaaatattggAGGAAACAAAGCTTTGAGCTGGATTTCAGTCCGATCTGTCAGatctatttaagaaaatacaagcagCTGCACGGAGAGAGTGCAGATATGCAAAGTAGGTCTGTGCAGACCAGAGGATTCAGCCCCTGGTAGAATATTAGTTTGATAATAACAGGTCAATACTCATGTTCAGACATGTTTTTGGCAATTCTGACAGTCACGTTTTTAAGAATAATCTCTTCTTGTTCCCCTGTTCCTTCATACCTGTCTGCACATGTCCCTCACCCCCGTCAGCAAATTTGAGGCCTGTACTTATAGGTTCCATAGCTACGAGGTAGGAAGGCCTGGCCATCCCACCACTGCAAAGCGATACTcccttttcagtttattttcttcttaagacACATGAAGTCTTCTACTAAAGAATGGTGAACCTTTTCTGACTGGAATTCATGCATCAATCTTGAAAACATCAGTAAGAAATAAGAAACTGTCTTTTAAGTATCACAAGAGTCTGTCTTCCTTTCCGCCCTCCTACAGGTAACAATGGAGGGAGTCGCTTTATTGCAGGAGGCGGCGGGGGTACGGGGAGTATTGGAGTCGGACAGCCCTGGCACTTTGGTGGAGGAATAAGTGGTGTCTCTTACTGTAATCAAGGATGTGCAAATTCCTGGCTCGCTGATAAGTTCTGTGACCAAGCCTGCAATGTTTTGTCCTGTGGGTTTGATGCTGGCGACTGTGGGCAAGGTATATTTATTGCCatacaaatgtattaaaaataagagGATAAAAATCCTTGACAAGTAGAGTTTTGGGTGGTGGTGGCGACTTAAAGTAATTATTCTTAGTGTATCCCTTTTCCAGCCTTGTATCCAAACTAATTGTAAATTGAAAGTAAGAGAAGGACACAGATCTTCAGAAAATAGTAGACagtaaagatttcattttttcctgttattgctccaatctggtttttttttttttttttttgggcgaAGCAGATTATTTACCTTTCCTGAAAATATGTGATGAAGGTTTAATTTGGAAACAATAAAAGGAGATACAATAATTCATTAAATAAGAACAGTTCGAATATTGGATTTTGTTGATAATTATTAATGAAAGTTGTTTTTTCTTCAaatggacaaaaaagaaaagagatggaaattgttaactgaaattttttattaagaattgTGCCATATCTCTTGTAGTGAGTCAGGGCCAACATTTCACATTAATTATTGTAACTTCCTCAGATAGTAAAATGAATCCTATACCAGTAGCTATTCTATtagaatttctaattattttggaATTAATTTAAAGTCACTCTTAGTGAAATCTCAgattcaaagaattaaagaaaaatgaggaaaaatgcctagttttaaaaaaatcatgtttgtgtttttttcctctagaTCATTTTCATGAATTATATAAAGTAACTCTTCTCCCAAACACGACTCATTATATTATTCCAAAAGGTGAATACCTGCCTTATTTCAGCTTTGCAGTAATAGCAAAAAGAGGAATTGAAGGTGTCTATAGTGACAATCCAATAATTCGACATGCTTCTATTGCCAATAAGTGGAAAACCATCCACCTCATAATGCACAGTGGAATGAATGCAACCATAATACACTTCAATCTcacctttcaaaataaaaatgatgaagagTTCAAAATCCAGATAACAGTAGAGGTGGATACAAGGGAGGGACCAAAACTGAATTCTACGATCAATAAGGCTTACGAAAGTTTGGCTAGTCCCATAACACTTCTTCCAGAGGCAGAAGTTCTTTTTGAgaatattccagaagaaaaacGCTTCCCAAAGGTCAAGAGACATGATGTTAACACAAGTAGATTTCAAGAGGAGGTGAAAATTCCCCTGGTAAATACTTCACTCCTTCCAAAAGAGGCCCAGTTGAGTCTCAATCACTTGGATTTACAACTGGAACAGGGGGACATCACTTTAAAAGGATATAATTTGTCCAAGTCAGCCTTGCTGAGATCAGTTTTGATGAACTTACAGGAtgctaaagtaaaaataaatcaagctgtaataacagatgaaataaataacaatttggCAGCCCCACCAGAAAAAAGGGTTCACAAAAGCAGCTTGCCAAACAGCTTGGGAGCATCTGAAAGATTACAGAGGTTGACTTTTCCAGCAGTGACCATAAAAGTGACTGATCACTACCAAAGTCAGAATCCACCCCTAGACTTGGAGAACAAAGCAAGATTTGTATCAGAAAGTCAGACCCCAAAAGTAGTAGGTAGGAGTGTGTCAAAAGAAAAACTCTCACCTCTGACTGTTCCACTGGAAAACCgtgtgacaaaagaaaaaatcacagggaaagaagaagagaaaaacagaatggaagaaaatgctaaaaatcaCCTAAGTGTTAATAAAGTATTACTTGGAAGAAAGCTGCAGCATTACACAGAAAGTTACCTGGGCTTTTTaccatgggagaaaaaaaagtatttccaaGATCTTCTTGATGTAAGTTATATGCAGCCTTATTCTTCCTTTACGCTCAGGAAAAATGAATAACCTTGTAAGTGATAATACAGTAACAACTACCACTTACTCAGCACTTTCCTATGGCGGTCACTGAACTAAGTACTTTCCTTCCATGGTTTCACTTAATTTACCCAATAACCCTAATAATAAAAATGCCATGTGAAGGCATTTACTATTGTTATCTCCATTTGCAGTTTAGGGAGCAGCCCTACTGTGAATAAGTAAGGGATTTAGTCAGGAGCATATCCTAAGGAAGTAGGAGAACAAGGATGGTATCCTGTCTTTACTTGGCATATCAAATCTGATACCGTTCCAGCtttactgatgaaaaaaatccCTGAGGTTCAGTTAAGTTCATTAGTTTCCCCAACATTACAAGAGCAAGTCAGTGTGAACCAAGCCTCAAAGTCGGAGtacttttttctcttcccctgtACCATGGCTTCCACCATGCCATGGGCTCATTTGTATATCTCCAGAGAGCTGTCACTGTGCCAACCACTGGGGAATGCAGGGTGACTCAAACACAGTTGCTACTCGTGAGACACAAAGACCATTAAGGAAGATAAATGTGTGGGCAGATAATTGGGCAATGAGATAAATGTCTCTGTTGCGGTATGGGCAAAGGGTCCAGAGGGAGAACTCCTCAACTTTTCCAGGAGGTGTGGGGGAAGGCATCCATGAGGAAGTGCGCTGTGAGCTAACCTTTGAAAGGGGGTGGGAGTTGACAGACCAAGAAAAATCATGTGGTCTAGGCTGGGTAGTGAAGAAGCACAGCCACAAGTGGGTGGTAGGCTGAGAGAAAAAAGGGTCAAGGGGAACAGGAACTACAGCTTGTTCTTCTCAGTGTTTTTGGAAGGGTCTTGTCCTGGCACATTAGGAATTCACTTAATTGCTGAGTGAAGGACATAGTTCTTCCTTATGTTCATTTCCTCacctttttcacttttctctctctctttttctaaaatttttttttacaaaacaccATAGGCTAATGGTAAAAAGTACAAACAATTCAAAAacatacagttaaaaaaaaaagggaaagatactcttccttcctcagtctccctccTCAAGAGAATCACTCTTAATAGTTTGGTGGGTATCTGtccaatatttttctatatgtatgcaAACATACCAGCTATATAGTTTCTGGTTTGTAACAGTGAAATTACACGGTGCATACATTTTTCTGCATTTGCCTTTTGATTTAGTAATGTGCGGGCAAACAACCCATGTTGGTGCCAttgttctttttaatggctgcaagCTATTTCTAGTGTTTTTGATTATAGTGTTGGAATAAATATTCTTGTGCTTATTTGTTACACTTGAGtaggtttttatttctgtagGTAGAATTACTAGGTTAATGGGTCTGATGTGAATAAATTTTAAGTATGTCCTAAAATGATGCACCACTTCATACTTCTACAAACAGTATACAAGAGTGCTTGTTTCTCTACAGGCTAAACAACACCAGTTAATATCAGTCTCTTTACATTGTTAgcagtttgaaaagaaaagatatttccttttctgtaaagtaTGTTCGAATTCTTTGCcaattttctttgtctatttaGTTTTGCCTCTTACtggttttgattttataataatacttttatGCATTGAAGCCATATTTGTTTCTAGTCCTTGTATTCAAAACTCAAGGACTTGCTGCTTTGATGTCACCTGCAGAAATAAATCGATATTGAAAGTACTGttaaatttctatataaataaattttttaaatgttgcattGAATTGGCTCTGAAATCTCAATGATCAATGACCAGTCCTTGAAGTATACCCTATAAACAGACCACCATCACACATCTGTTCTCAAGCCAATATTGGTGATATTTGCACTGATGTCCAGTTTAGTCCTACTCTTCCAATCCTTAAAGTGATCTGTTAGCATGCATTTCATTTGCTCCTCATGGAGAGTTACTGAGTAGTTATTACCACATT
This Microcebus murinus isolate Inina chromosome 10, M.murinus_Inina_mat1.0, whole genome shotgun sequence DNA region includes the following protein-coding sequences:
- the GNPTAB gene encoding N-acetylglucosamine-1-phosphotransferase subunits alpha/beta, translated to MLLKLLQRQTYTCLSHRYGLYVCFVGVVVTIVSAFQFGEVVLEWSRDQYHVLFDSYRDNVAGKSFQNRLCLPMPIDVVYTWVNGTDLELLKELQQVREQMEEEQKAMREILGKNTTEPTKKSEKQLECLLTHCIKVPMLILDPALPANITLKDLPSLYPSFHSASDIFNVAKPKNPSTNVSVVVFDSTKDVEDAHTGLFKGNSKQTVWRGYLTTDKEVPGLVLMQDLAFLSGFPPTFKETNQLKTKLPENLSSKVKLLQLYSEASVALLKLNNPKDFQELNKQTKKNMTIDGKELTISPAYLLWDLSAISQSKQDEDISASRFEDNEELRYSLRSIERHAPWVRNIFIVTNGQIPSWLNLDNPRVTIVTHQDVFRNLSHLPTFSSPAIESHIHRIEGLSQKFIYLNDDVMFGKDVWPDDFYSHSKGQKVYLTWPVPNCAEGCPGSWIKDGYCDKACNNSACDWDGGDCSGNNGGSRFIAGGGGGTGSIGVGQPWHFGGGISGVSYCNQGCANSWLADKFCDQACNVLSCGFDAGDCGQDHFHELYKVTLLPNTTHYIIPKGEYLPYFSFAVIAKRGIEGVYSDNPIIRHASIANKWKTIHLIMHSGMNATIIHFNLTFQNKNDEEFKIQITVEVDTREGPKLNSTINKAYESLASPITLLPEAEVLFENIPEEKRFPKVKRHDVNTSRFQEEVKIPLVNTSLLPKEAQLSLNHLDLQLEQGDITLKGYNLSKSALLRSVLMNLQDAKVKINQAVITDEINNNLAAPPEKRVHKSSLPNSLGASERLQRLTFPAVTIKVTDHYQSQNPPLDLENKARFVSESQTPKVVGRSVSKEKLSPLTVPLENRVTKEKITGKEEEKNRMEENAKNHLSVNKVLLGRKLQHYTESYLGFLPWEKKKYFQDLLDEEESLKKQLAYFTDSKHTGRQLKDTFADSLRYVNKILNSKFGFTSRKVPAHMPHMIDRVVMQELQDMFPEEFDKTSFHKVRHSEDMQFAFSYFYYLMSAVQPLNISQVFDEVDTDQSGVLSDREIRTLATRIHDLPLSLQDLTGLEHMLINCSKMLPSNITQLNNIPATQEAYYDPNLPPVTKSLVTNCKPVTDKIHKTYKDKNKYRFEIMGEEEIAFKMIRTNVSHVVGQLDDIRKNPRKFVCLNDNIDHNHKDAQTVKAVLRDFYESMFPIPSQFELPREYRNRFLHMHELQEWRAYRDKLKFWTHCVLATLIMFTIFSFFAEQLIALKRKIFPRRRIHKEASPDRIRV